The Triplophysa dalaica isolate WHDGS20190420 chromosome 14, ASM1584641v1, whole genome shotgun sequence DNA window TTATGAAAGCCAGATGGAGGGCGTGTTATGAAATTTCTCACATATGTGTATTGTGTAAGAGCATTGATTGAGACAAGTGCTCTTTCAAAGGGAAGGGCTTATTCAAACAAACTCTTTATCCCTCTAGCTTTTACTGAGCGTTCTAGTGCTTTTAAATCTTTCACATTTGAAAGATTTCAACCATCTTCGATCACATCAGGGGTTCTCGGGCCTACCCAAACCCACCAAACAGAAAAGGACGTTCCCAACAACTTCCTGCATCCCATCACAGAGGCGACAGAGCCCCCaacttattatattatatttaagttATTATAAACAGCATAAATACAAGTACATAAGTGCATAAAGAGTAAAACCAGCATCGGTTTTACCTTCAAACCTAGTTAGGATGATAAAACCAACGGATCGTCCAGGAGGACAACGTTAAAGaagtattatttattatgcGTTAGAAATAGGGGAATTACAAATCGCCTTTATTGTAGTCCGTCAATATGACAGATTGCCTTCAGATTTTACCATCACTggtaaagaaaattaattttcGTTTGACGCGATCTCTGCAGCCGAGTGGCGCTCGAGCTGCTGAACTATCCCGCTCTCTCTAAGTGCTAGTTAACTTTATTACTCGCACTTCTTTACGTGACTAAACTTCAAATGTCTAATGAGGTTGGTGGTGTAAAAATGTGTGCTTCCGCCTAGTACACACGTTTCAGGTTGCTAATGCATTGTCTTtttcacacaccttgtagaGTTACCAGAccggtgaagccattttcatagcgcataaaaaaaatgtgtcaccAATTTTGCATCATCTGATCGGATCGGCCTTTACAGAGACCACCGATCATACTTCCCAAAGTGATTATCGCCCGATTATGATCGAAAACTGAAGCCTCGCCTTTTTCTTTGCGTGTACATTTGGGCGGCATCATGCAAACATGACCACTAACTGACGTAGAAATGTGGGGGTGTAATTTTGGGCAGAACTGGATCAGACTTATCTAATCTCTTTTAATTAGAGTAAATCATCATGTACTAAACTTAGATTTTTGTGACTTTGGACATCTTATACATGCACAAATGGttatataacacatttaataaaaagcaaaacatgaaaTCGCGCTCAATAACCCGCGATCCATAGATCTATAGAtccaacagaaaaatatatacgtGTGTTGATAGTTGTTATGCGGAAAATGACACCGGCCCTTGCAAGGACTTCTGATGCAGACAGCTTCTGACTATAAAATGAttcttaatttgttttattcatgtttactttttaatttgtttgcGTTTCATATTGTGTCCTTGTGTTAAGCTGATTGGCAGTAGTGTAAACTGTGAAAAGCGATATAAGCTAAACGTAAATTGATTGTACtggatcttaaaataaaaatctagtTAATTTGAAACATTCATTGTTCGAACAGTGCCTCACGTCTCCAGAATAGTTTTGATATCATTATTATATTGATACTTAAGTTATACTTAAACCATTTGTTATGCATTACATGGGCTTTTATAAAGACACACATGTCATGGTCACGCCCCGGATGGAGACAAGATACAATAGCTCACAGTCCTCATGCGGACAGAtatggttattaataaatattatcgTAATAGAAATCATCTTAAAGTCCTATAAAACCGAAAAGGGGCTTATCATGACACCTGAAATGTCATCGGCATCAAGTgcatgtgatgatgtcattccaTGAGGGTTTACACCGCAAGCATAGAAATTAAATTGACAACCTACAGGATTTAACCAAGCGattaaaatacacacatttaaatggcccATATTTTTGATAACTATCAGCAATAGTCCCCCACTATTTCATGTAAACATGCCATGCAATCGGAGATATGTATCATATAGTTTTGACAGCACGTTACAGTTCAGTCTCCAGTCACTGCAATGGGTGTGCACATCACATATGGACTCCAATGGTAAATAGGTAAACCATTTGTTAGATATTTTTGATCTCCGGCTTACGAGCATCACAaacataaatcaatattttatgtttatgatgtaatttgatatatttgtaAATCTGTAATAAGTCAAACTGTTGGCCCATCTGATCGCGCTCTCACGGATATCAGTCGAGCGCTTTAGCCAGCTCAAGTTAACCAGTGAACAACACAAGACTGCAACATTTGTATACGTTTCTTTAAAATACTGCTGTTACTGACAGAATAAGCAAGCATATATCTTACCCTATAGAAATTCTTCCTCGGGTTTTAACCTTTTGTTGTCCTATACTCCTCGGGAATGTAAGAAATTCCCGCACCCGTCTTCTCTGTCTCGGTCCAAGGGCGGTAACACAGGAAACTAGACACTAGAAATGTCCCGATGATTGACATGTACAAAATCCAATCGAAACACACGCCTCTCAAAGGGTGTTCCCGTCCTCTGGAGCCCCTCGACCAACCAGAGAGCGTGTAGCGCAGATTGCGTCATTAGGCTATATTAGAATGCAGTACCTctgagatgacgtatttttgtgtGCTAACCCGGAAGTAAGCCTCGCGCTGGGtccctcgaccgaaagcctatgcatttgCCCCATatacttttggaagatcgccAAAAATAAGCTATATGACTAACAatggtttatgatgtttacacgttttgtctaacACGATCATTCTTTACAAAAGAACaccacatttgttacttttgaagccgaaatacaatcgGTAGAAGTAAAAAAGCTAACGCGCTgctatagagggtatgcattgacgtcactttcccacgtgcCCCTGTCAGGACACGCCCTTGGACACGCTCCCGTGGGTGGCAAAACACCAGCAAAATGGCTgagcagaaaaaaagaaacagggACTATATCacacaattatttgctgaaattacaagcagctggGCTCAACTGTGATCCTTACTGCTTCAATACGACTTACAAAGGAATCAGGTGTTCCTGGACACTGAGATGTGGCGCggaattgcgtttcctgatattgtaagcagtcattttgcAGAGTTTTACCACCCACGGGGGCGCGTTCCGCCGTGCtcacgtggtaaagtgacgacacgttcataaacacataaaccCTCTATAATCAGACTGCACTAaaggtcgctcgatatcaacgtcaccaccaccaagcctccgacaactctattaaaaatgttttccctAGAATTtaattactctgtgaatgaaaCTGCATCTACATTTTAATAGATTTGTGCGCATGgtgtattatgttttatgtcatagaataaaatgtgaaaatatttagaggttttgctTACCACAGACCTTTTTTCAGctgatttaccaaaaacccatagCCGTGGAACCGGAAATCCTAAAATGTTATCTCGCTTCCGGGTTTTGTATGCAATAATTTGTAGTATCTGAGCCACACTATTGAATTGTTTATATGCTTATGCATGTAttaccttttttgttttaattatgtttccgatttaatttatattccaatttaaatgtattattgtttgtgtttttgtgttcttacgcttaatacaattaaaatgatcTATTTATGAGTATTTAGGTGATCAATAAAAAGAAgcacttttcagtgaaaatGACTTCCTTAAAAGCCAGTAATACGATACTTGAAGGACTGTAGCGAAACCGGTCAGATCGGTGCACATGTTGAATGACACGTAACATTCACCTGCAAAATCCCCAGAGGGGGGGCGCTGCATTCCCTCCACGAGTACTTTCTAGTATAAATTTCACTATGAGCGATTTCCCTCACAATCTTTAAATATAATGCTAATTTCAATATGTCAGATGAAAGGTCACAGGTAGATCACAATTTTTTAGGTTTGGAACACCTTGAGGCTGAATAATTtataacataatttaatttttggggTAGAGTCTCCTTTTTAGTAGAAATATACATACTATAATACatgttaacaaataataataaataaaacatttgtgtcaGTCCAAAAGTcattattaaaagttatttttttacatttgactgAATAAGAGCTTTCTTATTATACTCATCCTGTAAAACGCCAATTTTATAGAATCAAATGATGGCCCAAACATAAATCTCAAATATAAAGCCATGAACAACACGCCTATCTGCCGCCGTAGCGTGGTGATAGTGAGTCGATGCAATCCCCGGGCTTTTGTTTTCAATACGGCTCTGTCagggcttttattttgtaaatgttcacCCGGATGTTGTTGATGATTACTGCTAGCGGCGGTGAGTATGGCGGACATGGATGAGCTCTTCGGCAGCGATGGAGACAGCGAGAATGAGCAGCGAGGTGCTTTACACTTTACAACCACCACTGAAAACCTGCTGGATCTATGTGTTATATTTCTTGGCATTACCTGGTCTCGTATTTATTCAGTTGGATAGTTTAAATTGGTCAGTTTTAGCCTTACACAAATAAGTTCATTGAGCATTTATCAACCATCAGGTTAACGATATTAAAATACAGCCGAAATATCTCcgttacatttttaacaagCTGGTGTAATAGTGGTATTTTGATGTCAAATAAGAAACGTTGACTCAAGAAACTGTCGATTACAGTACTCTTTTACTCTCTATTATTTGTTATATCTAGAAATCCATTTAACTTACAATTGCGCTAGCCCTAAAACATCTCTAAAACTATAAGTTTGGTgcataatattatataaaaaaggaaTCAATTGCTATTACAAAAAAATCGAACAGGtaatgcaaaacaatatttcacttgttttgttgacaactacatgcaagttttgatttgatgtatttttacgAATCTATTCTTTATGTTCTATAAGTTTGAATATGTAGTGTTACTTATTCATCATAAAGTGCTGCCCTGTTGTATACGATTCAAGTTTATAAGTCTAAGTAAACATCTAGTTATTAAGAATGAAAGCCTCAGCTCAATGAACTGGATGTGTACTGAATGTTTTTCAGAGTCCGGCTCTGGTTCTGGCTCTGATTCTGAGCACGAGAGACCCAGATCTGTCAGCAATGCTTCAGGCAGCGAGAGCGAGAGGGATCGCGATGAAGACGAGGATGAGGGAAAACCGAGCAATAAAGAGCTCTTTGGAGATGACAGCGAAGATGAGCGCGGTAGCCAGCGCAGTGGTAGCCAGCACAGCGCCAGCCAACACAGTGGAAGCCAGCACAGCGGCAGCCAATCAGAGCGATCTGGCAACCAGTCGGACGCGAGCATGCACTCGGACAATGAGCACAGCGGGTCGGAGCGGCAACAtcatgaggaggaggaggaggatgatgatgaaCGAGGTCACAGGTCAGATGTGGGGAGCCCGGCCTCAGGGGCAGGAAGTCGCCAGTCTGAGATTGGAAGTGCAAGTCCAGTCTCAGAGGTGGGAAGTCCTCGCTCAGAGGTGGGAAGCCCTCGCTCAGAAGCAGGAAGTGGTCACTCGGATCCCGCCACACCTCGTTCAGAGGGTGAAGGGTCAGGGAAAGAGACCCCTCAGCACTCCGGAGATGAGAAGTGGGGTAGGGATGTAAAGAGTGACCAATCAGAGGACGAAGAGAAACAGCAGAACTCCGACGACGAGAGGGACAATTCAGACGATGAAGGGATGAGGCGGAAGTCAGGTGGGTGGGACTGAACCTTAGATGGACAATTTTTACTAACAAAAGACATTTGTCCTGTATTAAAGACATGCATGGGGAGGTTGATGTAGATGTTTGTGGTAATTCGTTTTAGAATCTGTAAAGGGCAGCGACAGCGAGGAGGAAATCACaagaaggaaaaagaaaaaagcagcGTCAGACTCTGATTCCGATTCGGATTCAGGATCACACAGTGAGTAACACGCCGGCTTCAAGAAGCCTGGCTGATCAACACCAGGGCCACAGCTTCCATAACCAGAAATGCACTGACTGATACTAATTAAATATGTGCAGTAACGTCTTTTAGTCCTCCTGCCATCTTATCAAGCAGATTCTTGCAAGACGCTTGCACAATCACAGTAGTGCTAGAGGTTAAAAGGgcatcatctgtgtgtgtgtgtaggcaaGAAAACAGCAGCGAATGACCTGTTCGGAGAAGCAGATGATATTTCATCCGATAGCGATGCAGAGAAGCCCCCCACACCTGGACAACCACTGGTGAGACATTTACACACACGTGTTGCAAACCATAGTTTTCATCAGCATAcatgttatttaatgtttatgatGAAAGCCATATTCCAGACACCCGTACCTGTGTTCAGACCTGTGTTGAAAGATTCCCTCAACTGAACTGATGCCATCTGTATGTTCAGGATGCAGAGGACGGCATGGACGGAGATCAGCCCGAGGAAGAGTCCGCTCCAGAGACCAGGATCGAGGTGGAGATTCCTAAAGTCAGCACAGATCTGGGCAGTGATCTTTACTTCGTGAAATTACCCAACTTCCTCAGTGTTGAGCCCAGGTGTGGTGACGTATTCAAAGCACTGAAGGCATGGCTGCTTCATCCTCGCAATGGTTCACTCTCTGTGTTTTCTACAGGCCCTTCGATCCTCAGTACTATGAGGACGAGTTTGAGGACGAGGAGATGTTGGATGAGGAAGGGCGGACGCGTCTGAAGCTGAAGGTGGAGAACACGATCAGGTGGCGCACTCGTCGAGACGAAGAGGGAAATGAAATCAAAGAGAGCAACGCGCGGATAGTGAAGTGGTCTGACGGCAGGTGaggagacaaacacatcatttgtgCTGCGCAGGTGAGAAGATGAGATGCAGCGGAAGTCaacctctgtctctctctcagcatGTCTCTGCACTTGGGCAACGAGGTGTTTGATGTGTATAAAGCACCACTGCAGGGCGACCACAACCACCTGTTCATCCGTCAGGGTACAGGACTGCAGGGACAGGCAGTGTTTAAGACCAAACTCACCTTCAGGTgagtcacacacacaattgCTATGAATCAGCTTCAAGAGTACAAATGTATGACATAtaacaactttaatttaaaatagcCACAGAATGTGTGCTTCAGGATTCTGTGAATGTTGCGGAGGCTGAGTTTTTGTAAGGCCTTCACTGAGTAAAAGATCAATGTTGACGGCCGATGAATGATTTCAGTTTTCCACCAGCAGGAGTCTCTTCAGCACCACACAGCTTCCACTGCAGAGCCCATGTAGAAACATTTCTCAGAAACTTGTGTAGAAAACAATGCCTTGTGATTTTCCACATACATATCAGAATTTGTTAAAAAGTAAACTTCTgcgtatatgtgtgtgtttaaactaacggctgtgtgtgtgatgtgtgtagaCCTCACTCCACAGACAGCGCTACACACAGAAAGATGACGCTCTCTCTGGCTGACCGCTGCTCAAAGACACAGAAGATCCGCATCCTGCCCATGGCTGGCAGAGACCCTGAGTCCCAGAGAAATGAGATGATcaaggtaacacacacacacacacacattttgagTTCAACACCATACTTACAGAAGATGtacctgaaaaaaacatttgatggGTTGTGCAGTATAATATAGTTATTTTCTGATGAGGACACATTATATATTTGGAGGTTCTCGCACTTCCTCGCGGCACATAACGCATTTCTACGACAGTGGGAGTTCCACATATAACTTTTCTAAACAGATTGATTGAGGTGGAGTGCTGAGTCTCTTATCAGGTCTTGATGTCTAAAGGTCCAGATTTCATATCAAGTGAACAGCCATTAGTCAGAAATGCCAGCAGTAATGACTCGTTACCTTTATGGCGCATTTCCACCGAAATTACCTGAAACAATTTGTCCTAGGAACATTATTCTCCCCAGACCTGTTGCTGTCTGTGTTTCCATAGCGCTCTAAAGTACTGTGAAGATTAGGCAAATCAGTCCTGTGACGTAGAACTGTATGTGAGGACTCCTTCCAGTCCAGGAGGGGCGGTGATGTCGAACAGCGATGACGTCACATAAAGCGACAGACACTTGTCAATTTTTTTGAACCCAGAACGCATAACCGActcaatatttttaagtataccTTTTCATTCGTTTCCAATTCCCGTTGGATTTGGTCCTCAGCAAAATCACTTAATAAAGCCTGGACCTCGTCGTCTGTCCATCTGTTGTATCTTTTATCCATTTCAAACAGTAATCACCTGAAACCACACGCACTGCAACAAACTTTTCAAAATGGTGGTTTGTTTTCACAGTCCTGAGTTTCAAAGTCCTGAGATCAGGGGGAAAGTTTCTGAGGTGGAAACATCTCCCCATTTGATAACCTCAACAGTCATGTCACAACGCTATCGTCATGTTTTCATGAGCTTTATTAAGAGTACTTTatagaaaacataaaataataatgcaaaatgaTGCATGCCTATGAATGTCAGTTGGTTGTTAAAAATTGCAATAATGTAAGAATATGCCTTTATTATAGCAGgtttataaataaagacatgaaacgatgattatatttctgtcaacatttacctgaatgttttgcattatttgtaGTAGGCTTTGACTCTTCAGTGTATTGAACTCTGTGTGCAGAAAGAGGAGGAAAGGTTACGAGCGTCCATCCGCCGGGAGTCCCAGCAGAGACGCATGAGAGAGAAACAGCATCAGCGAGGTCTGAATGCTGGATATCTGGAGCCCGACCGCTACGACGAAGATGAAGAGGGTGAAGAGTCCATCAGCCTGGCTGCCATCAAGAGCAAATACAAGGGCGGCGGTCTGAGGGGTGAGTGACAAACAAACCTTCACTCATATTATACTGTAAATCTGAACATGAGTCTTTCTTcttctggaacacaaaagatattttggtttcatggaagtcaatgggcttCAGTGTTGTTAGTTTattaacattcattaaaatatcgtcttttgtgttctgcggaagaaagtcatacaggtttgacatgacacgAGGgcgaataaaaaaataaaacatttttaatcctTACAATATCTTCgtgaaaacacagacagaaggGACAGAAAGTGTTTGAACTACTTTTCGATTTTATGAAAAAGTGTGAAATTTGAGAAGGCAGCTTCACACCATCAGAACCCATCAATGAACGCTCCGGCGTGAAAGCTCTCCTGGTGTCTACAGGAATTAGGGCAGTGCAGATACCCTCTGAACCACTCCGGGGTTTTGGGTCTCGTCTCTAGATTGTATTCCCTGGCCTCCTGCGGGTCAGTGTTTCTGCACAACAGATTCTTTCAGTGAGTTTGAGACCCGCTGCGATTAGCCAGAACATTCTGCACTGCAACAACAGCTTGTGTTCCCAAAACAGCACGTCACACAAACACGTTCCCGCTGACAGTAAGAGCTGTAGCTGTAACTCCTTGAGACTCCATTATGCTGGAGTCCGGCTGAGATTTAGATTAGTTCTGGTAAGAAGTATTTAACTAAAAGAACATCTCTCTGGAATGGAAGTGCATTTGGGAAAATAGGTCCACATTTGTGAGctgtactgtaaaaaaaaatatgtttgtgtgtttgtttgtgggtCACAGAGGACCGTGCCAGGATTTATTCATCAGACAGCGATGAAGgttctgatgaagacaaagCCCAACGGCTGATGAAGGCCAAGAGATTGGACAGCGATGAGGTGAGGTCTCAAACTCAAACTGTCTTCTGGTcctcacaaaacatttgttgaaaCCAAACAGCAGCTATGTATAAAACCTTAATGGTTGTGCTGTTACAAATAAAAGTTCTTCAACATATTAGGTCTTGATTCACACATCAACATGATTCCTGTCCTCATGGTTACAGCGGCTGAATTTAAGCTGGACATTTCAGTGTTTTCCACAGAATTTTATGATACCATGGGGGTGAAACGTATTTTTCTCTAGGGGGATCTGGGGGCAGTCTCCCCCCGAAGAAAATGTTGCATGTTTAAAAGGTAAATGCTGCAATCTGGTGcattttaagagcaaaattaaGTGTCTCaatctataaaaatacaatagcTAGAGTAATAATTGAATCATTGGCTTCATATATAAATAGGGATCATATGGCACAACATGTGGTAAAATGGGAGTCAAAACATGTAGAattgaattgtttatttattgtccTTGCGGAAAATCTCTTTTATCTGTGGCACCCTCCAgtcatcaacaacaacaacattgtcAATTACAAGCAAAGCACTAAAATTAACAACAAATACAGGCAACCCCCCCCCCAACATTAAACACCAGACCTCCCATTTCCAACAGCAAAATCACACAAGGAAAACAGACACCTGTGGTATCACAgggatttatttaacaaagctGTGCTGGAGAGTATAAAAGATCTTTGTGCATGGGCAGTCCGTACCCACACTACCCTATATCTTCACCGCTCATATTCACCATAAAGA harbors:
- the leo1 gene encoding RNA polymerase-associated protein LEO1; amino-acid sequence: MADMDELFGSDGDSENEQRESGSGSGSDSEHERPRSVSNASGSESERDRDEDEDEGKPSNKELFGDDSEDERGSQRSGSQHSASQHSGSQHSGSQSERSGNQSDASMHSDNEHSGSERQHHEEEEEDDDERGHRSDVGSPASGAGSRQSEIGSASPVSEVGSPRSEVGSPRSEAGSGHSDPATPRSEGEGSGKETPQHSGDEKWGRDVKSDQSEDEEKQQNSDDERDNSDDEGMRRKSESVKGSDSEEEITRRKKKKAASDSDSDSDSGSHSKKTAANDLFGEADDISSDSDAEKPPTPGQPLDAEDGMDGDQPEEESAPETRIEVEIPKVSTDLGSDLYFVKLPNFLSVEPRPFDPQYYEDEFEDEEMLDEEGRTRLKLKVENTIRWRTRRDEEGNEIKESNARIVKWSDGSMSLHLGNEVFDVYKAPLQGDHNHLFIRQGTGLQGQAVFKTKLTFRPHSTDSATHRKMTLSLADRCSKTQKIRILPMAGRDPESQRNEMIKKEEERLRASIRRESQQRRMREKQHQRGLNAGYLEPDRYDEDEEGEESISLAAIKSKYKGGGLREDRARIYSSDSDEGSDEDKAQRLMKAKRLDSDEEGENSGKRKAEDDEESAAKKPKKYVISDEEEEEDE